One region of Fibrobacter sp. UWH6 genomic DNA includes:
- a CDS encoding glycosyltransferase family 2 protein has translation MDLSLVIPVKEESENLPDLLKEIVAAIEPTGFTYEVIIIDDGSRDSTWEVVESLSKEYSFLKAFRFQFNCGKAAGLAFGFSKATGKYVATLDGDLQDDPLEIPKMIKILDEGYDLVSGWKIRRLDPWHKTWPSKLFNLTVSAVCGQRLHDFNCGIKAYRSSVVRFIHLYGDFHRFIPVMAKWQGFRITEMPVAHRARVHGVSKYGVSRLVSGFLDLLSLMFLRSFAAKPLHFFGLLGLIFMLAGFGICGYFGYEWIKLGALHVRPLLLAGGFSLVMGVQFFSLGLLGEMMNGNKKQTYPVAESINDK, from the coding sequence ATGGATTTAAGTCTTGTTATCCCGGTGAAGGAAGAAAGCGAAAATCTTCCGGATCTTCTTAAGGAAATCGTTGCCGCTATTGAACCCACTGGCTTTACCTACGAAGTCATTATCATTGATGATGGTAGCCGTGACAGCACTTGGGAAGTGGTGGAGTCCCTGTCGAAGGAATATTCCTTCCTGAAGGCTTTCCGCTTCCAGTTCAATTGCGGTAAGGCTGCTGGCTTGGCTTTCGGATTCTCCAAGGCTACCGGCAAGTATGTGGCGACCCTTGATGGCGATCTTCAGGACGATCCTCTTGAAATTCCCAAGATGATTAAGATCCTCGATGAGGGATATGATCTGGTTTCGGGTTGGAAGATCCGTCGCCTGGATCCCTGGCACAAGACTTGGCCTTCCAAGTTGTTCAACTTGACTGTGTCTGCAGTTTGCGGACAGCGCCTCCACGATTTTAACTGCGGCATCAAGGCTTACCGCAGTTCCGTGGTCCGCTTCATTCACCTGTATGGCGATTTCCATCGCTTTATTCCGGTGATGGCCAAGTGGCAGGGTTTCCGCATTACCGAAATGCCTGTGGCTCATCGAGCACGCGTTCATGGCGTTTCCAAGTATGGCGTTTCCCGTCTGGTTTCTGGATTCCTGGATTTGCTTTCTCTCATGTTCCTGCGCAGCTTTGCCGCAAAGCCCTTGCATTTCTTTGGCTTGCTTGGCTTGATCTTTATGCTGGCCGGTTTTGGCATTTGTGGCTACTTCGGCTATGAATGGATTAAGTTGGGCGCCCTGCATGTTCGCCCCCTCTTGCTGGCTGGCGGTTTCTCCCTGGTCATGGGCGTGCAGTTCTTTAGTCTTGGGCTTCTTGGTGAAATGATGAATGGAAACAAGAAACAGACTTATCCTGTGGCGGAATCCATTAACGACAAGTAA
- a CDS encoding polyprenol monophosphomannose synthase has protein sequence MSYPKSLVIVPTYNEKENILLIMSAILKQNECLEILVVDDGSPDGTGDMVEAEAAKNPRIHLLRRPGKMGLGSAYVTGFKWALERDFERVFEMDADFSHNPADLNRFLEAAENGADLVLGSRYLDRKISVVNWDLKRLILSYGANVYTRIATGLPISDATGGFKCYCRSALQALNLDKMKSDGYCFQIETTFKIWKKGLTVKEIPIVFTDRTRGTSKMSGGIISEAFFLVLKLRLGLA, from the coding sequence ATGTCTTATCCTAAGAGTTTGGTAATTGTTCCCACCTACAACGAGAAGGAAAATATCCTGCTGATCATGTCTGCTATCTTGAAGCAGAACGAATGCCTGGAAATCCTGGTGGTGGACGATGGATCTCCCGATGGTACCGGAGACATGGTTGAAGCGGAAGCTGCAAAGAATCCCCGCATCCATCTTCTTCGCCGTCCCGGCAAGATGGGCCTGGGTTCTGCTTATGTGACTGGCTTCAAGTGGGCTCTTGAACGTGACTTCGAACGCGTCTTTGAAATGGATGCCGACTTTAGCCACAATCCTGCCGACTTGAACCGCTTCCTGGAAGCTGCAGAAAATGGTGCTGACCTTGTGCTGGGTAGCCGTTATCTGGATCGTAAGATTAGCGTGGTCAACTGGGATCTGAAGCGTTTGATTCTTAGCTATGGCGCTAATGTCTACACCCGTATTGCAACTGGTCTTCCCATTAGCGATGCTACCGGTGGATTCAAGTGCTACTGTCGTAGCGCCCTGCAGGCTCTGAACCTGGACAAGATGAAGAGCGATGGCTACTGCTTCCAGATTGAAACTACCTTCAAGATTTGGAAGAAGGGACTTACCGTCAAGGAAATTCCCATCGTGTTTACCGACCGTACCCGCGGCACTTCCAAGATGAGCGGTGGCATTATTTCTGAAGCATTCTTCCTGGTCCTTAAGCTGCGTCTGGGTTTGGCATAA
- a CDS encoding glycosyltransferase family 2 protein produces MAVDYSCSVIIVAYNSCDFIPACLKSVRDASEGLDTQVIVLDNGSPEPISAEIKAFFPEVLWIDSKENLGFGKGCNLAVKSATNPYLFFINPDTLVSKDSFRKMLEFVQEHPETGLAGSRILNEDGSLQLACRRSFPTAFSAISKTVGLAALFPKSKLFASYNMTYADPEEVTEVDAISGSFFCMRRDLYEQLKGFDEDFFMYGEDLDLCFRAKVAGFKNYYTPATNILHFKGQSCKTRRWKSYVDFYKAMIIFVKKHKDLYFVPTLFVTLGILFAAFVGMFSRLIPKFWKIFLDLGVVALWGLVANVHFENGWLIAGVVALINIVFLTFRGEYANGSLKGERFIRFLLPLNILAVAGVCLPYLLPLDDMPSAKSHFIHALLELEVSCLFIPLALKAWRRVAFWINYFYRIFAKKRHRSILLGGSQDSLDNWFDRYNVIPGIEILGCVSNDPKAVSESNRQHLLGPLSSMESVCNRTGCRELLVVSNFSGYCEPYDVNWLEKLGLRVFLLIGNGKDGDYALVNLKYLH; encoded by the coding sequence ATGGCTGTAGATTATTCCTGCTCCGTTATTATTGTCGCCTACAATTCCTGTGACTTTATTCCTGCCTGTCTAAAGTCCGTCCGTGACGCAAGTGAAGGCTTGGATACCCAGGTCATTGTGTTGGACAATGGTTCGCCTGAACCCATATCTGCAGAAATCAAGGCGTTCTTCCCTGAAGTCCTGTGGATAGATTCCAAGGAAAATCTGGGCTTTGGTAAGGGATGTAATCTTGCTGTAAAGTCGGCTACCAACCCCTATCTGTTCTTTATCAATCCGGATACTCTCGTTTCCAAGGATTCCTTCCGCAAGATGCTGGAATTCGTGCAGGAACATCCGGAAACGGGTCTTGCCGGCAGCCGTATCCTGAATGAGGATGGTTCCCTGCAATTGGCTTGCCGCCGTTCGTTCCCCACGGCGTTCTCTGCCATTTCAAAGACGGTGGGGCTGGCCGCCTTGTTTCCCAAGAGCAAGCTGTTTGCTTCCTACAACATGACCTACGCCGACCCCGAAGAGGTTACGGAAGTGGATGCCATCAGCGGATCCTTCTTCTGCATGCGTCGTGACTTGTACGAACAGCTGAAGGGCTTTGATGAAGACTTCTTCATGTATGGTGAGGACCTGGACCTTTGCTTCCGTGCAAAAGTGGCTGGTTTCAAGAACTATTACACTCCGGCAACCAATATCCTTCATTTCAAGGGACAGAGCTGCAAGACTCGCCGTTGGAAATCCTATGTGGATTTCTACAAGGCCATGATTATTTTCGTGAAGAAGCATAAGGACTTGTACTTTGTGCCGACACTGTTTGTGACTTTGGGTATCCTGTTTGCTGCCTTTGTGGGAATGTTCTCCCGCCTGATTCCAAAGTTCTGGAAAATCTTCCTGGATTTGGGTGTGGTGGCTCTGTGGGGACTTGTGGCCAACGTCCATTTTGAAAACGGCTGGTTGATTGCGGGTGTTGTAGCCTTGATCAATATCGTCTTCCTTACCTTTAGGGGGGAGTACGCTAACGGTAGTTTGAAGGGGGAGAGATTTATCCGCTTTCTGCTACCTCTAAATATACTGGCTGTGGCAGGAGTCTGTTTGCCTTATTTGTTGCCTCTGGACGACATGCCTAGCGCTAAGAGTCACTTTATTCACGCTCTGCTTGAATTGGAAGTGTCCTGCTTATTTATCCCCCTGGCCCTCAAGGCCTGGCGTCGTGTGGCTTTCTGGATAAACTATTTCTACCGCATTTTTGCCAAGAAACGTCATCGTTCCATTTTGCTGGGCGGCTCCCAGGATTCTCTGGACAACTGGTTTGACCGTTACAACGTGATTCCCGGTATCGAAATTCTGGGTTGCGTATCCAATGACCCTAAGGCGGTTTCCGAAAGCAATCGTCAGCACCTGTTGGGCCCCCTTTCCAGTATGGAGTCTGTTTGCAATCGAACTGGCTGCCGCGAACTTCTGGTGGTGTCCAATTTCTCTGGATATTGTGAGCCCTACGACGTAAATTGGCTTGAAAAGTTGGGTTTACGTGTGTTTTTGCTCATAGGAAACGGAAAAGATGGCGATTATGCCCTTGTAAACCTTAAATACCTCCATTAG
- a CDS encoding Trm112 family protein, whose translation MLDSKLLDIICCPETRAALKLADSERLSALNSAISAGTLKNVGGETITESLTEALITADGSRVYPVREGIPVLLSDEAILL comes from the coding sequence ATGTTAGATTCTAAGCTTTTGGATATTATTTGCTGCCCCGAAACTCGTGCAGCCCTCAAGTTGGCAGATAGCGAACGTCTTTCTGCCTTGAATAGTGCTATTTCTGCCGGAACCCTCAAGAATGTGGGGGGTGAAACAATTACTGAATCCTTGACCGAGGCTTTGATTACTGCTGACGGTTCTAGGGTTTACCCTGTCCGTGAAGGAATTCCTGTCCTTTTGTCTGACGAAGCAATTTTGCTCTAA
- a CDS encoding tetratricopeptide repeat protein — translation MAVTLESLKKSVGKKNSKSKIFAWLADMELAAGDLDTALQRVNGGLTLYPGDIAARLVRSKILFQKEEFEDCVQECTNILVMDPFNLAAQKIMGDAYDRLGNVAERNRCYRRYHDMDPLNKFWKDEYDVIPEAAVVAEAAAVAGAATEEVSGGFDVPSDGDDSLNFNLSDALSSGNDDESSDGGLFEKSNSNTGLFSGPDDSADDESLGGGLFEKSNSGGRSFEKAFGEAFGETSDDDVASESMGSSGLFSSGMQEDDAPAEQSSSFGFGFASESSSSNDDDPFAALAAMLPNSDSGDDAAIDELTASLDSVMDSIRADDDIDKPIEEFPADDNVSGNDVNAALSDMFGLDDDLEAEEMPAPKAADFSASVVDEAAEANASKIFESQSTASADKPLSVDDAFDSIFGEDELPEEFGSAPAASAAAPAAPAPVEPAAEESSLFEKSSSFADDSFSSLTSFEEPAAPAALEEPAAPAAPAADKPLSVDDAFDSIFGEDELPDEFGSAPAAPAAPVEAAAPVETIAPAAELADEPAGFSMFEKSADADFSTTSLDSMSDEPLSESISALSDIPAVPEAPVAAAPAADKPVSVDDAFGSIFGEDELPEENLFEKSSESSELSLGGDDNLSFDAPVDMLAEGQAEQAAEETFEVPALETTEEPKFVSEVDVPSDPQIASPMSFMDDDSEVGSAFNSIFGADDDLPEEKAENTLVEQVNLAESELTMPEAPVSEKQESTDIAQEMGGAFASMFGDDDDLDLPGMNSETESSDLNFESAQQLTTAAVEESLQNPASGNLETDLNKSFDSLFGGDDDFVAPEVGSAAPSEVAPEADVSFVEKPVAGNPDLASLESEVSGAFKGLFDMEDDALTETPKTTGSGMDFLMSGDSDDEITAGLVKNPDAPIERGALNLDDSMGTRTLAEIYFDQGLYADALKMYQELVQREPGDRELAARKDEIEKIFRDKFGGNT, via the coding sequence ATGGCGGTGACGTTGGAATCTCTAAAAAAGTCTGTAGGCAAGAAAAACAGTAAGTCCAAGATTTTTGCCTGGCTTGCCGATATGGAACTTGCTGCAGGTGATTTGGACACTGCTCTTCAGAGAGTCAACGGTGGTTTGACCCTTTATCCTGGTGATATTGCGGCTAGACTTGTTCGTTCCAAGATTCTCTTTCAGAAAGAAGAATTTGAAGATTGCGTACAGGAATGCACCAACATTCTTGTGATGGATCCGTTTAACCTGGCTGCCCAAAAGATTATGGGCGACGCTTATGATCGCCTGGGAAATGTCGCCGAACGTAACCGCTGCTACCGTCGCTACCATGACATGGATCCCCTGAACAAGTTCTGGAAGGATGAATACGATGTCATTCCTGAGGCTGCAGTCGTGGCCGAAGCCGCTGCTGTTGCTGGCGCCGCTACCGAAGAAGTTTCTGGTGGCTTTGACGTTCCGTCTGATGGTGACGATTCTCTGAACTTCAATCTTTCTGATGCCCTGTCATCCGGAAATGATGATGAATCCTCCGATGGTGGTCTTTTCGAAAAATCCAATTCTAATACTGGACTCTTTAGCGGTCCTGATGATTCTGCTGACGATGAATCTCTTGGGGGAGGCTTGTTTGAAAAGTCTAACTCCGGTGGCCGCTCCTTTGAAAAGGCCTTTGGTGAAGCTTTCGGCGAAACCTCTGACGATGATGTTGCTTCTGAAAGCATGGGTTCGTCGGGTTTGTTCAGCTCCGGTATGCAGGAGGATGACGCTCCTGCAGAACAGTCTTCCTCTTTTGGTTTTGGCTTTGCTTCAGAGAGCAGTTCGTCTAACGATGATGATCCGTTTGCTGCTCTTGCCGCCATGCTTCCGAACAGCGATTCCGGTGATGATGCCGCAATCGATGAACTGACTGCTTCGCTTGATTCTGTTATGGATTCCATTAGGGCTGACGATGATATCGATAAGCCCATTGAAGAATTCCCTGCAGATGACAATGTTTCCGGCAACGATGTTAATGCCGCCCTGTCGGATATGTTCGGCCTAGATGATGATCTTGAAGCCGAAGAAATGCCTGCTCCCAAGGCTGCTGATTTCTCTGCATCTGTTGTGGATGAAGCTGCCGAAGCAAATGCATCCAAGATTTTTGAAAGCCAGTCTACAGCTTCTGCTGACAAGCCCCTGAGTGTAGATGACGCCTTCGATTCTATTTTCGGTGAAGATGAACTTCCTGAAGAATTCGGTTCCGCACCTGCAGCCTCTGCTGCAGCTCCTGCCGCTCCGGCACCCGTAGAACCGGCTGCCGAAGAATCTTCCTTGTTTGAAAAGTCATCTTCTTTTGCCGATGATTCCTTCTCTTCTTTGACTTCCTTCGAAGAACCCGCTGCACCTGCAGCTCTGGAAGAACCTGCCGCTCCGGCTGCACCTGCCGCAGACAAGCCCTTGAGCGTGGACGATGCCTTTGATTCTATTTTCGGCGAAGATGAACTTCCTGATGAATTTGGTTCTGCACCTGCCGCTCCGGCTGCACCTGTTGAAGCCGCAGCACCTGTAGAAACAATTGCTCCTGCTGCCGAACTTGCTGACGAGCCGGCTGGTTTCTCGATGTTTGAAAAGTCCGCCGATGCAGACTTTAGCACTACATCTCTGGATTCCATGTCAGACGAACCTCTGTCTGAATCTATTTCCGCTTTGTCTGATATTCCTGCCGTACCGGAGGCTCCGGTCGCAGCCGCTCCCGCTGCCGATAAGCCTGTGAGCGTGGATGACGCCTTTGGATCTATTTTCGGTGAAGATGAACTTCCCGAAGAAAATCTCTTTGAAAAGTCCAGCGAATCATCTGAACTGTCTCTTGGCGGTGATGACAATCTCTCCTTCGACGCTCCGGTTGACATGCTTGCCGAAGGTCAGGCTGAACAAGCTGCAGAAGAAACATTTGAAGTTCCTGCCCTAGAAACTACCGAAGAACCGAAGTTTGTATCGGAAGTGGATGTTCCTTCCGATCCGCAGATCGCTTCTCCCATGTCGTTCATGGATGACGATTCTGAAGTTGGTTCTGCTTTCAATTCCATCTTTGGCGCGGATGATGATCTGCCCGAGGAAAAGGCTGAAAATACACTTGTTGAACAAGTTAATTTGGCTGAATCGGAATTGACTATGCCCGAAGCCCCTGTTTCCGAAAAACAGGAATCTACTGATATTGCTCAGGAAATGGGCGGTGCATTTGCATCCATGTTTGGTGATGACGATGATTTGGATTTGCCTGGCATGAATTCAGAAACCGAATCGTCTGACTTGAATTTTGAATCCGCACAGCAGCTCACGACTGCCGCTGTAGAAGAATCTCTGCAGAATCCTGCATCGGGTAATTTGGAAACGGATTTGAATAAGTCCTTCGACAGTCTTTTTGGTGGCGATGATGATTTTGTCGCCCCTGAGGTTGGTTCCGCGGCTCCTTCTGAAGTTGCTCCTGAGGCAGACGTTTCTTTCGTCGAAAAGCCCGTTGCCGGAAATCCGGACCTGGCTTCTCTGGAAAGTGAAGTTTCCGGTGCCTTTAAGGGTCTGTTCGACATGGAAGATGATGCGCTGACCGAAACACCCAAGACTACTGGCAGCGGCATGGATTTCTTGATGTCAGGTGACTCTGACGATGAAATCACTGCTGGCCTTGTAAAGAATCCGGATGCTCCTATCGAAAGGGGCGCACTGAATCTTGATGATAGCATGGGAACTAGAACCTTGGCAGAAATCTATTTTGACCAGGGACTTTATGCCGACGCTCTCAAGATGTACCAGGAACTGGTTCAGCGTGAACCTGGTGATCGGGAACTTGCGGCCCGTAAGGATGAAATTGAAAAGATTTTCCGTGACAAGTTTGGAGGTAACACCTAA
- a CDS encoding type IV pilus twitching motility protein PilT yields MAEQAQLRIEQLLREMVNRKASDMHIRVGVPPVYRINGALTKPFDIRVDGGMMDSFLDDIMNRDQKLRFEQNKECDFAVGARDMGRFRVNVFRQRGSIAIVIRHIKAKIPPFEELHLPEIIKKLALTKRGLILVTGTTGSGKSTTLASMLDYINQSEAVNIITVEDPIEYLYKDNVAIISQREIGVDTLSYANALRAALRQDPDVLLVGEIRDLETMQIAMTAADTGHMVFATIHTTNATETIHRVLSMYPPHQHDEIRLLLGEVLAGIISLRLLPTKDGKGRVPAAEILVNTGAVREYIQDKDKNDLIEEAIADGHMQYQSQTFDQALLELYQTEQITLETAMNAATNRDDFDLKIRGISGTSDRGWM; encoded by the coding sequence ATGGCAGAACAGGCTCAGCTTCGTATTGAACAGCTCTTGCGCGAAATGGTGAATCGCAAGGCTTCTGATATGCACATTCGCGTGGGTGTACCTCCGGTCTACCGTATTAACGGTGCCCTGACTAAACCTTTCGACATCCGCGTCGATGGCGGTATGATGGATTCCTTCCTGGATGATATCATGAATCGTGACCAAAAACTGCGTTTTGAACAGAATAAGGAATGCGACTTTGCTGTGGGCGCCCGCGATATGGGTCGTTTCCGTGTGAACGTGTTCCGTCAGCGCGGTTCCATCGCTATCGTTATCCGTCATATTAAGGCAAAGATTCCTCCCTTCGAAGAACTGCACTTGCCTGAAATCATCAAGAAGTTGGCTTTGACCAAGCGCGGCCTTATTCTGGTGACGGGTACGACGGGTTCTGGTAAGTCTACCACCTTGGCTTCTATGCTGGATTACATTAACCAGAGCGAAGCGGTGAACATCATTACCGTTGAAGATCCTATCGAATACCTCTATAAGGATAACGTCGCCATTATTTCTCAGCGTGAAATTGGCGTAGATACCCTTTCTTATGCGAATGCCCTTCGTGCCGCTCTTCGTCAGGACCCTGACGTTTTGCTGGTGGGCGAAATTCGTGACCTGGAAACCATGCAGATTGCCATGACCGCTGCTGATACCGGTCATATGGTGTTTGCTACGATTCATACCACCAACGCAACTGAAACTATTCACCGTGTGCTTTCTATGTACCCGCCGCACCAGCATGATGAAATCCGTCTGCTTCTGGGTGAAGTTCTGGCGGGCATTATTTCTCTGCGCTTGCTGCCCACCAAGGATGGCAAGGGTCGTGTTCCCGCAGCAGAAATTCTGGTGAACACCGGTGCCGTTCGTGAGTACATCCAGGACAAGGATAAGAACGATCTTATTGAAGAAGCTATCGCTGATGGTCATATGCAGTACCAGAGCCAGACCTTTGACCAGGCCTTGCTGGAACTGTATCAGACCGAACAGATTACCCTTGAAACTGCAATGAATGCCGCTACCAACCGTGATGACTTCGATCTTAAGATCCGCGGTATTTCCGGCACTTCTGATCGCGGCTGGATGTAA
- a CDS encoding carbohydrate-binding domain-containing protein, protein MTSRKFLGISAFASLSFGLMGGCSDSSVDANTAEVLGQGGIEAGTQSLCGDLISLFDETSNTTYCFDANNQLQYFVDAAGNTTNATIGDATQTTPSGDPSIENPSPDIPATKVCVDPVDGTVAINTVISSADGSTYMYDANCNKIILTQPTAGTPSTDTNPIEGTDTPASSTSVAENPVGAASSSSTGIAVSSGSYESASNGNSPTITYATSGATLTNDNGCVTVNGGEVEITCAGEYEFSGSYKGADAQIRVNSPKADSGVYLNLRGLTLENTADAPIYVQQASKTFVVAKSETVNTLSDGNTRTKTHTYVNSNGVTKTDTTNAAIYSKDDMTFKGTGTLNVTGNYNNGIQSSNDLRFRGETTINVTAKNNGIKGKGLVDVEKGNITIIATSGDGIKSDECTVNGSDTTIIEGKGIVSIKGGSINITKAGDDGIQAFNYVMISDSVSVPSIKVNSTGKGIVSENRVYINGGENTVTSGDDGVHSNLNIDFNGGFTTITAKGNDGVHADSSLRITNGTVYVKDSYEGLEAWYITISGGVTDVYGSDDGWNAAGGNDGSGNSTQTGGNNWGNRPGGFGGGMGGMGSSSGHLTVTGGVHYVKTGSGDTDGIDSNGELTISGGVVVVECQISGGMGGSFDSDGTATLTTKTLLGFSKSKSEAGTSYNVSFNTNGYYGNSSIAFKPTTSGSYIQGTSQVSTISNINSYSKNVTFPNGSTVYYN, encoded by the coding sequence ATGACATCAAGGAAGTTTTTGGGTATTTCGGCTTTCGCAAGCCTCTCTTTCGGTCTAATGGGCGGCTGTTCAGACAGTTCCGTCGATGCAAACACTGCAGAAGTACTGGGTCAGGGCGGAATCGAAGCCGGCACACAGAGCCTGTGCGGTGATTTGATTTCTCTGTTTGATGAAACCAGCAACACGACCTATTGCTTCGATGCAAACAACCAGCTGCAATATTTTGTAGACGCCGCAGGAAACACCACCAACGCCACCATCGGAGATGCAACACAAACCACTCCTTCTGGCGATCCGTCCATTGAAAATCCCAGTCCCGATATTCCGGCGACCAAAGTATGCGTCGATCCCGTTGACGGAACCGTCGCCATCAACACTGTCATTTCTAGCGCAGATGGCAGCACCTACATGTACGACGCCAACTGCAACAAGATTATCTTGACCCAACCCACGGCCGGCACCCCATCTACCGACACGAACCCCATTGAGGGTACGGACACTCCCGCTTCCAGCACAAGCGTCGCAGAAAATCCGGTTGGGGCCGCCAGCTCCTCTTCTACAGGCATAGCCGTTTCTAGCGGCAGCTACGAATCCGCCTCCAACGGGAACTCCCCCACCATTACCTACGCTACATCTGGCGCAACCCTCACAAATGACAACGGCTGCGTTACTGTAAACGGAGGCGAAGTAGAAATCACCTGCGCCGGCGAATATGAATTTAGCGGTAGCTACAAGGGAGCCGACGCCCAGATCCGCGTCAACTCCCCCAAGGCAGATTCCGGAGTCTACCTGAACCTTCGCGGTCTCACACTCGAAAACACCGCAGACGCTCCCATTTACGTGCAACAGGCAAGCAAGACTTTCGTAGTTGCAAAAAGTGAAACCGTCAACACCCTAAGCGACGGAAACACCCGCACCAAGACCCATACCTACGTCAACAGCAACGGCGTTACTAAAACAGACACCACAAACGCAGCCATCTACTCCAAGGACGACATGACCTTCAAGGGAACCGGCACCTTGAACGTCACCGGCAACTACAATAACGGCATCCAGAGTTCCAACGATCTCCGCTTCCGCGGCGAAACCACCATCAATGTCACCGCCAAGAACAACGGCATCAAGGGCAAGGGCCTCGTAGATGTTGAAAAAGGCAACATCACCATCATAGCCACTTCCGGCGATGGCATCAAGAGCGATGAATGCACCGTAAACGGAAGCGATACCACTATTATTGAAGGCAAGGGCATCGTAAGCATCAAGGGCGGCTCCATCAACATTACCAAGGCCGGTGATGACGGCATTCAGGCCTTCAACTATGTGATGATTTCCGATAGCGTCTCGGTTCCTTCCATCAAGGTGAATTCCACGGGCAAAGGCATCGTTTCCGAGAACCGCGTCTACATCAACGGCGGCGAAAACACGGTGACTTCCGGCGACGACGGCGTCCACAGCAATCTGAATATTGACTTCAACGGCGGATTTACAACGATTACCGCAAAGGGCAATGACGGAGTCCATGCAGACTCCTCCCTACGCATCACAAACGGTACCGTCTACGTGAAGGACTCCTACGAAGGTCTTGAGGCCTGGTACATCACCATCAGCGGTGGCGTTACTGACGTTTACGGTTCCGATGACGGCTGGAATGCAGCTGGTGGCAATGACGGTTCCGGCAACAGCACGCAGACTGGAGGCAACAACTGGGGCAATCGTCCCGGTGGATTCGGCGGAGGCATGGGCGGCATGGGCAGTTCCAGCGGACATCTTACTGTAACCGGTGGCGTACACTACGTAAAGACAGGTTCCGGTGATACCGACGGCATCGACTCCAACGGCGAACTGACCATTTCCGGCGGCGTCGTGGTGGTAGAATGCCAGATTAGCGGCGGCATGGGCGGTTCCTTCGACTCTGACGGCACAGCAACACTCACCACAAAGACACTTCTCGGCTTCAGCAAAAGTAAGTCCGAGGCGGGCACCAGCTACAACGTAAGCTTCAACACCAACGGCTACTACGGTAACTCCAGCATCGCTTTCAAGCCCACTACTTCCGGCAGCTACATCCAAGGCACCAGCCAGGTTTCTACCATAAGCAACATCAACAGTTATAGCAAGAACGTCACCTTCCCCAACGGAAGCACCGTTTACTACAACTAA